In Halomonas alkalicola, the following proteins share a genomic window:
- a CDS encoding TRAP transporter small permease subunit: MNAIAKAIDTLNEAFGRLIAPLIAVITLVVLYDIALRFFTGRPSDWAFDITKMLFGAHFMLMAAYGLRHHAHVEVDVLKRLLSRKKQAVVEILGYLIFFVPFIYMLLTLGWSFFMRSYSRLETTYGVVSIPVYPIKGVIVVAAFLICLQAIAIVIRAIQQLREESA, encoded by the coding sequence ATGAATGCGATTGCCAAGGCGATCGATACGCTCAACGAGGCGTTCGGGCGGCTCATCGCCCCGCTGATCGCCGTCATCACCCTGGTGGTGCTCTACGATATCGCCCTGCGCTTCTTTACCGGGCGCCCCAGCGACTGGGCCTTCGACATCACCAAGATGCTGTTCGGCGCCCACTTCATGCTGATGGCCGCCTACGGCCTGCGCCATCACGCCCACGTCGAGGTCGACGTGCTCAAGCGCCTGCTCTCGCGCAAGAAGCAGGCCGTCGTCGAGATCCTCGGCTACCTGATCTTCTTCGTGCCCTTCATCTATATGCTGCTGACCCTCGGCTGGAGCTTCTTCATGCGTTCCTACAGCCGTCTGGAGACCACCTACGGGGTGGTGTCGATTCCGGTCTACCCGATCAAGGGCGTCATCGTGGTGGCGGCCTTCCTGATCTGCCTGCAGGCCATTGCCATCGTCATCCGTGCCATCCAGCAGCTGCGGGAGGAGAGCGCATGA
- a CDS encoding iron ABC transporter substrate-binding protein — protein MQKSLFASATLVATLLAAPLASAASLTLYSGRGESMVEPIIAQFEKNTGISVNVRYGDTAQLAVLLQEEGRRSPADLYWGQDAGAMGELSKAGLLAELPADIYEGLPTIYTSESGNWVAASGRARVFAYSPERVGEDEHPESIFDLVDERYEGRVGWAPTNGSFQSFVTAMRLEHGDERTREWLEGMKENGAVTYRNNGTQVQGIADGEIDFGLVNNYYLPRFVASDADFPVEQAFFADGDIGNLVNVAGIAVIESSSNQEAAVEFVRFLLSPAAQQYFTTNVFEYPVTREVIQNPVLEDFDRLLEVSPQIDLDDLDDLEGTLRLLRDAGLL, from the coding sequence ATGCAGAAGTCGCTGTTCGCCTCCGCCACCCTCGTGGCCACCCTGCTTGCCGCCCCGCTGGCCTCTGCCGCCAGCCTGACACTCTATTCCGGTCGCGGCGAGTCCATGGTTGAACCGATCATCGCCCAGTTCGAGAAGAACACCGGCATCAGCGTCAACGTCCGCTACGGCGACACCGCCCAGCTGGCGGTGCTGCTGCAGGAAGAGGGCCGCCGCTCTCCGGCCGACCTCTACTGGGGCCAGGATGCCGGCGCCATGGGCGAGCTGAGCAAGGCCGGCCTGCTGGCCGAGCTGCCCGCCGACATCTACGAGGGGCTGCCCACCATTTATACCAGCGAGAGCGGCAACTGGGTGGCCGCCAGCGGTCGCGCCCGCGTCTTCGCCTATTCACCGGAGCGTGTTGGCGAGGATGAGCACCCCGAGAGCATCTTCGACCTCGTCGATGAGCGCTACGAGGGCCGCGTGGGCTGGGCGCCCACCAACGGATCCTTCCAGTCCTTCGTGACCGCCATGCGCCTGGAGCACGGGGACGAGCGCACCCGCGAGTGGCTCGAGGGCATGAAGGAGAACGGTGCCGTAACCTACCGCAACAACGGCACCCAGGTGCAGGGCATCGCCGACGGCGAGATCGACTTCGGCCTGGTCAACAACTACTACCTGCCGCGCTTCGTGGCCTCCGACGCCGACTTCCCGGTAGAGCAGGCCTTCTTCGCCGACGGCGACATCGGCAACCTGGTGAACGTGGCCGGCATCGCGGTGATCGAGAGCAGCAGTAACCAGGAGGCCGCCGTGGAGTTCGTGCGCTTCCTGCTCTCGCCGGCGGCTCAGCAGTACTTCACCACCAATGTCTTCGAGTACCCGGTCACCCGCGAGGTGATCCAGAACCCGGTGCTCGAGGACTTCGACCGCCTGCTGGAGGTCTCTCCGCAGATCGACCTGGACGACCTGGACGATCTCGAGGGGACCCTCAGGCTGCTGCGTGACGCCGGGCTGCTCTAA
- a CDS encoding tRNA(Met) cytidine acetyltransferase TmcA: MVEEAGVGRLLERAGALASRRWRGLVWLSGEAGDCRRAALALWQAGGWQAPLWVAPAPPPGLPEGACLAPGRARTRLGGEQDLLVVDAVSAGAGFDPDAFGALAGTLRAGGLLVVMTPPDWGAHPDADYARLAEHPFLPERLTARYLGRLARLLAAAPEPIRWRAGEAPLLPPLAEPALQALAPEPSSQRADPDCLTDDQAEAVARLVRQRRRRPLVITADRGRGKSAALGIACARLLAAGEAEILVTAPRPAAVESLFERLATLCPGGERQGLDFRLGDRRVRFVAPDELTRLAQAGATGGAGARLLVDEAAAIPAALLGEWLGAFPRIAFATTVHGYEGSGRGFAVRFLPRLAREAPNWQGLHLGEPIRWAADDPLEGLVNRLLLLDAEPTGAPSDGDVVWQRVLPAELAEDESRLRALFGLLVQAHYRTTPADLRRLLDGPGVGIGALMVDRYPLGVVLTGDEGGFDAELAERVARGERRPRGHLMAQSLAAHAGSREALTARLRRVVRIAVAQPQRRAGLGRRLIEAEAEQARRDGVDLFGASFGAEPGLLAFWRSLGFVTLRLGLTRETATGEHAVMMARPLTERGEVLVEGLAARFRRALPGLLAFELRGLAPEIAAALLADGPALDAADRRDVEDVAFAQREPALARPALQALVRHALARGVPAGDASLCLLVAWGFQGASSERLAALLGVTGRREVTARLRQAAAALIQW; the protein is encoded by the coding sequence ATGGTGGAAGAGGCAGGGGTCGGGCGGCTGCTGGAGCGGGCGGGAGCGCTGGCGAGCCGGCGCTGGCGCGGCCTGGTGTGGCTCAGCGGCGAGGCGGGCGACTGTCGCCGGGCCGCCCTGGCCCTCTGGCAGGCCGGCGGCTGGCAGGCGCCGCTCTGGGTGGCCCCGGCGCCGCCGCCGGGGCTGCCCGAAGGGGCGTGCCTGGCGCCCGGCAGGGCCCGCACCCGCCTGGGCGGCGAGCAGGACCTGCTGGTGGTGGATGCGGTCTCCGCGGGCGCGGGCTTCGATCCCGATGCCTTCGGCGCCCTGGCCGGTACCCTGCGCGCCGGTGGGCTGCTGGTGGTGATGACCCCGCCGGACTGGGGGGCTCACCCCGATGCCGACTACGCCCGCCTGGCCGAGCACCCGTTCCTGCCGGAGCGGCTTACCGCCCGCTACCTGGGCCGGCTGGCTCGCCTGCTGGCGGCGGCTCCCGAGCCGATCCGCTGGCGGGCGGGGGAGGCACCGCTGCTGCCGCCCCTTGCCGAGCCGGCCCTGCAAGCCCTGGCTCCCGAGCCGAGCAGCCAACGCGCGGATCCCGACTGCCTGACCGACGACCAGGCCGAGGCGGTGGCGCGCCTGGTGCGCCAGCGTCGGCGGCGCCCGCTGGTGATCACCGCCGACCGCGGGCGCGGCAAGAGCGCGGCGCTGGGCATCGCCTGCGCGCGATTGCTGGCCGCCGGCGAAGCGGAGATCCTGGTCACCGCGCCGCGGCCGGCGGCGGTGGAGAGCCTCTTCGAGCGCCTCGCGACGCTCTGCCCGGGAGGAGAGCGACAGGGCCTCGACTTCCGGCTGGGCGATCGACGGGTGCGCTTCGTGGCACCGGACGAGCTGACGCGACTGGCCCAGGCGGGGGCGACCGGCGGGGCCGGGGCTCGGCTGCTGGTGGACGAGGCCGCGGCGATACCCGCCGCCCTGCTCGGCGAGTGGCTGGGTGCCTTCCCGCGCATCGCCTTCGCCACCACGGTGCACGGCTACGAGGGCTCCGGGCGTGGCTTCGCGGTGCGTTTCCTGCCGCGGCTGGCTCGCGAGGCGCCCAACTGGCAGGGCCTGCACCTGGGCGAGCCGATTCGCTGGGCGGCGGATGATCCCCTGGAGGGGCTGGTCAACCGCCTGCTGCTGCTGGACGCCGAGCCGACGGGGGCCCCGTCTGATGGCGACGTCGTCTGGCAGCGGGTGCTGCCCGCCGAGCTGGCCGAGGACGAGTCCCGGCTGCGGGCCCTGTTCGGCCTGTTGGTGCAGGCCCACTACCGCACCACGCCGGCCGACCTGCGCCGCCTGCTGGATGGCCCCGGCGTCGGCATCGGCGCGCTGATGGTCGACCGCTACCCGCTGGGCGTGGTGCTCACCGGCGACGAGGGGGGCTTCGATGCCGAGCTGGCCGAACGGGTGGCCCGCGGCGAGCGCCGCCCCCGCGGCCACCTGATGGCCCAGTCGCTGGCCGCCCACGCTGGCAGCCGCGAGGCGCTCACCGCCCGGCTGCGTCGCGTGGTGCGCATCGCCGTGGCCCAGCCTCAGCGACGCGCCGGGCTGGGCCGGCGGCTGATCGAGGCGGAGGCTGAGCAGGCCCGCCGCGACGGCGTCGACCTGTTCGGCGCAAGCTTCGGTGCCGAGCCTGGGCTGCTCGCCTTCTGGCGCTCGCTCGGCTTCGTCACCCTGCGCCTGGGGCTGACCCGGGAGACCGCCACCGGGGAGCATGCGGTAATGATGGCGCGCCCACTGACCGAGCGGGGCGAGGTGCTGGTGGAAGGGCTCGCCGCACGCTTCCGGCGCGCCCTGCCGGGACTGCTGGCCTTCGAGCTGCGCGGGCTTGCCCCCGAGATCGCCGCCGCCCTGCTGGCGGACGGGCCGGCATTGGACGCCGCCGACCGCCGTGACGTGGAGGATGTGGCCTTCGCCCAGCGCGAGCCGGCCCTGGCCCGTCCGGCACTGCAGGCGCTGGTGCGCCACGCCCTGGCACGGGGCGTGCCGGCCGGTGACGCCTCGCTCTGCCTGCTGGTGGCCTGGGGTTTCCAGGGGGCGAGCAGCGAACGGCTGGCTGCCCTGCTCGGCGTCACCGGGCGCCGCGAGGTCACCGCCCGGCTGCGCCAGGCCGCGGCGGCGCTTATTCAGTGGTGA
- a CDS encoding ABC transporter ATP-binding protein translates to MSNLNLKAAPQGAPTRLPEPLLSVGGLHKRYRRQDPLAVEDVSFSLDNGEILALLGPSGCGKTTTLRMIAGFEHPDAGEILLRGEDVTPLPPQQRRIGIVFQDYALFPHMSLGENVAFAMRHVPKAKRAAKSREWLDLVGLADLAARMPDQLSGGQQQRVALARTLAAEPELVLLDEPFSNLDAALRESTRKEVRRLFKAAGTSVILVTHDQAEALSFADQVGVMHYGQLIQMDRPERIYQAPATSFVAEFLGHTNLLEGEADGEIARTALGPVAIDSHCRGPVRLSLRPEYLALSAAPDGQGATIVEREFRGHDCFYLLEQHGQHFCAITPSHSLWKVGEQVSLEPQRTATVLRD, encoded by the coding sequence ATGTCCAACCTCAACCTCAAGGCCGCTCCTCAGGGAGCGCCGACCCGGCTGCCCGAGCCGCTGCTCTCGGTGGGCGGGCTGCACAAGCGCTATCGCCGCCAGGACCCGCTGGCGGTGGAGGACGTGAGCTTCTCCCTGGACAACGGCGAGATCCTCGCCCTGCTCGGCCCCAGCGGCTGCGGCAAGACCACCACGCTGCGCATGATCGCCGGCTTCGAGCACCCCGATGCCGGCGAGATCCTGCTGCGCGGCGAGGACGTCACCCCCCTGCCGCCCCAGCAGCGCCGCATCGGCATCGTCTTCCAGGACTACGCCCTCTTCCCGCACATGAGCCTGGGCGAGAACGTCGCCTTCGCCATGCGCCACGTGCCCAAAGCCAAGCGGGCCGCCAAGTCCCGGGAGTGGCTCGACCTGGTGGGGCTGGCGGATCTTGCCGCGCGCATGCCAGACCAGCTCTCCGGCGGCCAGCAGCAGCGCGTGGCACTCGCCCGCACGCTCGCCGCCGAGCCCGAGCTGGTGCTGCTCGACGAGCCCTTTTCCAACCTGGACGCCGCCCTGCGCGAATCGACCCGCAAGGAGGTGCGCCGGCTGTTCAAGGCCGCCGGCACCTCGGTGATCCTGGTCACCCACGACCAGGCCGAGGCGCTCTCCTTCGCCGACCAGGTGGGGGTGATGCACTATGGCCAGCTGATCCAGATGGACCGCCCGGAGCGGATCTACCAGGCACCGGCCACCTCCTTCGTGGCGGAGTTCCTCGGACATACCAACCTGCTGGAGGGCGAGGCCGACGGCGAGATCGCCCGCACCGCACTCGGCCCGGTGGCCATCGACAGCCACTGCCGCGGCCCGGTGCGCCTCTCGCTGCGCCCGGAGTACCTGGCGCTCTCCGCCGCCCCGGACGGCCAGGGTGCCACCATCGTCGAGCGCGAGTTCCGCGGTCACGACTGCTTCTACCTGCTGGAGCAGCACGGCCAGCACTTCTGCGCCATCACTCCCAGCCACAGCCTGTGGAAGGTGGGCGAGCAGGTCAGCCTGGAGCCCCAGCGCACCGCCACGGTGCTCAGGGACTAG
- the dctP gene encoding TRAP transporter substrate-binding protein DctP has translation MKKMTQFALTGLAAGVALAALTTTVQAQERWTMTTTWPDNLDLIQIDRHWAELVNKLAGDELQIEFRAGGTLMPGTEVFDATEVGSIEAAGDWPGYWAGRNPAFSPLATTTMLFNGVDYLNWIQQWGGWDLYQEIYGQYNMVYLPYGITNNESGFMGRTPIESLADLDGKRLRLSGRDQGRVLEQLGGSQVNLAGGEIYQAIERGVVDAGEFSTPGVDYNAGFAEVVEHWSVPGWHQSASVFGVMINKDAWDALSEETQEKLKIAADATMAWSLAWSERGSTEGTENFIEAGVQINPLSAEELDRIQEITNEVIVRGACEHPDHAKVYHSMVSYLEHYATWRDISAPFNMSRTMDNLPSLEEIEACL, from the coding sequence ATGAAGAAGATGACCCAATTTGCCCTCACCGGCCTGGCTGCCGGCGTGGCCCTGGCCGCCCTCACCACCACCGTCCAGGCCCAGGAGCGCTGGACCATGACCACCACCTGGCCGGACAACCTCGACCTGATCCAGATCGACCGCCACTGGGCCGAACTGGTCAACAAGCTGGCCGGCGACGAGCTGCAGATCGAGTTCCGCGCTGGCGGCACCCTGATGCCCGGCACCGAGGTGTTCGACGCCACCGAGGTGGGCAGCATCGAGGCCGCCGGCGACTGGCCCGGCTACTGGGCCGGCCGCAACCCGGCCTTCTCGCCGCTGGCCACCACCACCATGCTGTTCAACGGCGTGGACTACCTCAACTGGATCCAGCAGTGGGGCGGCTGGGATCTCTACCAGGAGATCTACGGCCAGTACAACATGGTCTACCTGCCCTACGGCATTACCAACAACGAGTCCGGCTTCATGGGCCGCACGCCCATCGAGAGCCTGGCCGACCTGGACGGCAAGCGCCTGCGCCTCTCCGGCCGCGACCAGGGACGCGTGCTCGAGCAGCTCGGCGGCTCCCAGGTCAACCTGGCCGGCGGCGAGATCTACCAGGCCATCGAGCGCGGCGTGGTCGATGCCGGCGAGTTCTCCACCCCGGGCGTGGACTACAACGCCGGCTTCGCCGAGGTGGTCGAGCACTGGTCGGTACCCGGCTGGCACCAGTCCGCCAGCGTCTTCGGCGTGATGATCAACAAGGACGCCTGGGACGCCCTCTCCGAGGAGACCCAGGAGAAGCTGAAGATCGCCGCCGACGCCACCATGGCCTGGTCCCTGGCCTGGTCCGAGCGCGGCTCCACCGAAGGCACCGAGAACTTCATCGAGGCCGGTGTGCAGATCAACCCCCTCTCCGCAGAGGAGCTCGACCGCATCCAGGAGATCACCAACGAGGTGATCGTGCGCGGCGCCTGCGAGCACCCGGACCACGCCAAGGTCTACCACTCCATGGTCAGCTACCTGGAGCACTACGCCACCTGGCGTGACATCTCCGCGCCCTTCAACATGAGCCGCACCATGGACAATCTGCCGTCCCTGGAAGAGATCGAAGCCTGCCTGTAA
- a CDS encoding ABC transporter permease, with product MTQLRHSATPHRAPGLPRLLPRGVPLHILLPSLIAAGVMLVPLVYLGLRAFEADSATLIDLVFRPRNLQLLLNTLALAAGVVALTTLMAFPLAWLVTRTDIRFKKTLTILGVIPLAVPGYVMAYALIGLGGNYGVLAQLTGFQLPRLQGYWGATLALSLYTFPYLFLNLRAALAGLDGNLEESARSLGYTQGEIFRRVTLPHLMPALMAGWLVITLYVLGDFGAVALMRYEAFSYAIYTQYSGAFDRVYAAWLALMLLALATCFVMLDSLVVKRKLARIGTGVARPMTPQRLGRARFLAWPYLVALFTASIGLPVMILAYWLLLAPPDLSFFARVPGTLLRSAGAALPAALLAAAFALPIAFLTVRYRSPFATLVERSAYIGYALPPLALALAMVFFSLRAVPFLYQTLAMLIITWAMASLALALGPIRSALLQTRPSMEEAAHSLGHGPVSTFVNVIFPRLRRGILAGVVLVFVLCMKELPITFLLAPTGYTTLAVTVFTRTSEGMLAEAAPFAAAIVVFSSLSVGLLLTKEGK from the coding sequence ATGACCCAGCTACGTCACTCCGCCACGCCGCACCGCGCTCCGGGCCTGCCCCGGCTGCTGCCACGCGGCGTTCCGCTGCATATCCTGCTGCCCTCGCTGATCGCGGCGGGTGTGATGCTGGTGCCCCTGGTCTACCTGGGGCTGCGTGCGTTCGAGGCCGACAGTGCCACCCTCATCGACCTGGTCTTCCGCCCTCGCAACCTGCAGCTGCTGCTCAACACCCTGGCCCTGGCCGCGGGGGTAGTGGCGCTGACCACCCTGATGGCCTTCCCGCTGGCCTGGCTGGTGACCCGCACCGATATCCGCTTCAAGAAGACCCTGACCATTCTCGGCGTGATCCCGCTCGCGGTGCCGGGCTACGTGATGGCCTACGCGCTGATCGGCCTGGGGGGCAACTACGGGGTGCTGGCCCAGCTCACCGGCTTTCAGCTGCCGCGCCTGCAGGGCTACTGGGGCGCGACCCTGGCGCTGTCGCTCTATACCTTCCCCTACCTGTTCCTGAACCTGCGCGCCGCCCTGGCGGGCCTCGATGGCAACCTCGAGGAGAGCGCACGCAGCCTGGGCTACACCCAGGGCGAGATCTTCCGCCGGGTGACCCTGCCCCACCTGATGCCGGCGCTGATGGCCGGCTGGCTGGTGATCACCCTCTACGTGCTGGGCGACTTCGGCGCCGTGGCGCTGATGCGCTACGAGGCCTTCAGCTACGCCATCTACACCCAGTACTCCGGCGCCTTCGATCGCGTCTATGCCGCCTGGCTGGCGCTGATGCTGCTGGCACTGGCCACCTGCTTCGTGATGCTCGACAGCCTGGTGGTGAAGCGCAAGCTGGCGCGCATCGGCACCGGCGTCGCGCGCCCGATGACGCCCCAGCGGCTCGGCCGGGCACGCTTCCTGGCCTGGCCCTATCTGGTCGCGCTGTTCACCGCATCCATCGGCCTGCCGGTGATGATCCTGGCCTACTGGCTGCTGCTGGCACCGCCGGATCTCTCCTTCTTCGCCCGGGTGCCTGGCACCCTGCTGCGCTCCGCCGGTGCCGCCCTGCCGGCCGCCCTGCTGGCCGCGGCCTTCGCCCTGCCCATCGCCTTCCTGACGGTGCGCTACCGCTCGCCCTTTGCGACCCTGGTGGAGCGCTCCGCCTATATCGGCTACGCCCTGCCGCCCCTGGCGCTGGCGCTGGCCATGGTGTTCTTCTCGCTGCGCGCGGTGCCCTTCCTCTACCAGACCCTGGCGATGCTGATCATCACCTGGGCCATGGCCTCGCTGGCGCTGGCCCTGGGGCCGATCCGCAGCGCCCTGCTGCAGACCCGGCCGAGCATGGAGGAGGCCGCCCACTCCCTGGGCCACGGCCCCGTCAGCACCTTCGTCAACGTGATCTTCCCCCGCCTGCGCCGCGGCATCCTGGCCGGCGTGGTACTGGTCTTCGTGCTGTGCATGAAGGAGCTGCCGATCACCTTCCTGCTGGCCCCTACCGGCTACACGACCCTGGCGGTCACCGTCTTTACCCGCACCTCGGAAGGCATGCTGGCCGAGGCGGCACCGTTCGCCGCCGCCATCGTGGTGTTCTCCAGCCTGTCCGTGGGCCTCTTGCTCACCAAGGAGGGCAAATGA